CAGAAGTCGTACTCGACAACTGCCGCGTACCGAAAGAAAACCTCCTCGGAGAAGAAGGCGACGGATTTATTATCGCTATGAAAACACTTGACGGCGGCCGTAACGGAATTGCAGCACAGGCAGTCGGAATCGCACAGGGCGCCTTGGATGCGGCAATCGACTACTCGAAAGAACGTGTGCAGTTCGGCAAGCCGATTGTAGCCAATCAGGGGATCAGCTTCAAACTTGCAGACATGGCAACCGCAACGGAAGCTTCCCGTCTGTTGACTTATCAGGCGGCATGGCTTGAATCAAACGATCTGCCGTACGGTAAGGCATCCGCCATGGCAAAATTGATGGCCGGCGATACGGCGATGAAAGTCACAACAGAAGCCGTTCAAGTATTCGGCGGCTATGGTTATACGAAAGACTATCCGGTGGAGCGCTATATGCGCGACGCGAAAATCACGCAAATTTATGAAGGAACGCAGGAAATTCAACGTCTCGTCATCTCTCGCATGCTGACGAAATAACAGGGGGTACACCCAATGGCAAAACATGAAGTAAAATCTACCGTCAAAGATGAAGAACTCATTCAGAAAAGACGGGAACAAATCAGCCGGGGAGCTGTAAAACTATTTATCGATAAAGGATTTCACAGGACAACAACACGTGAAATCGCCAAAGAAGCCGGCTTCAGCATCGGCACACTATATGAATATATTCGTACAAAAGAAGATGTTCTGTATCTGGTCTGTGACAACATCTATAACGAAGTGAGGATTCGTCTGTCCGAGCTCGACACAAACGACAAGACGGTGGAAGGCTTGCGCGCGGCAATAGCCCGTTATTATGAAGTCATTGATCAAATGTCAGATGAATTTCTCGTCATGTATCAGGAATCCAAGTCATTGCCGAGCGAAGCACTGCGTTACGTGCTCACAAAAGAACTGGAAATGGTTGAACAGTTCGAGAAAATCATCCGCCGCTGCATGGAAGCAGGAAATCTGCGCATTGGACCGGATGAAGTATCATTGACAGCTCATCATATCCTCGTTTCAGGCCAAATGTGGTCATTCAGAAGATGGGCACTGCGTAAAGAGTATACACTGCAGCGCTACATCGAAGTACAAACAGATCAAATTATCAAAGGTTTGGGTAAATAACTTGCGAACTCCGCCGCGGGACATCTCCCGGGCGGCAGTCAGCATGCAAGGAAGGCGGAAAGCAAAATGGCTACTGAAGAAATTTATAAACCGAAACATCATATTCGTTTTGTGACGGCATCCAGTTTGTTCGACGGACATGATGCATCCATCAATATTATGCGGAGAATTTTGCAGTCGACTGGAGCAGAAGTCATCCACCTCGGGCATAACCGATCTGTTGAGGAAGTTGTAAACGCTGCCATTCAGGAAGACGTGCAGGGAATTGCGATGTCATCCTATCAGGGCGGGCATGTCGAATATTTTAAATATATGTATGATTTATTGAAAGAACGGGGCGCTTCCCACATTAAGATCTTCGGCGGTGGCGGAGGAGTCATCATCCCGAAGGAAATCAAAGAGTTGCATGATTACGGCATTGAATGGATTTTTTCACCGGAAGACGGCCGGAAAATGGGTTTACAAGGCATGATCAATAAAATTATGGAACTATCCGATTTCTCCACGACTCCCGAAAGCGAAGAAGCCAACCTCGAAAACCTGACGGCTGAAACGCCTGGCATTCTGGCAAACTTGATTACGTACGTTGAAGAGAATCATCTGCATAAAAACGAAGCAACCGAGCAATTACTCGAACATGCGCGCGAAAAGTCCAAACAAACCCCCGTACTTGGAATCACTGGTACAGGCGGTGCGGGTAAGAGTTCATTGACTGATGAATTAATCCGCCGTTTCTTGCGTGAATTCCCGGATAAACGGGTAGCTATTCTTTCCGTCGATCCGACGAAGCAAAAGACAGGCGGCGCATTGCTTGGAGACCGCATCCGCATGAATGCCATATTCAATAATCGCGTCTATATGCGAAGCCTCGCGACAAGAGGCTCCCGTTCCGAACTGACGACTGCCATTCATGACGTCCTGGATGTTACGAAGGCGGCCGGCTATGATCTGATCATTGTTGAGACGAGCGGGATCGGTCAGGGGGACGCGCGCATTACGGATATCTCCGATGTCTCAATGTATGTCATGACGAGCGAATTCGGTGCGCCGACACAGCTTGAGAAAATCGATATGATCGACTTTGCCGATTTAATTGTCATCAATAAATTCGAGCGGAAAGGTTCGGAAGATGCATTAATCCAAGTGCGCAAACAGTATCAGCGCAGCCATTTATTATTTAATGAAGATCTTGAGTCAATGCCTGTGTATGGAACCATTGCGAGTCAGTTCAATGACAAAGGGACGAATACGCTGTTTGCTGCACTAATCGACAAACTGAATGCGGTCACTGATTCCGACTGGACGACCAGCTACGCGGAAACTGTCAAAGATCAGAAACAGACTGTAATCATCCCGCCTGACCGCAGTCATTACTTGCGTGAAATCGCATCTGCTGTCCGCAATTACCACGTCAAATCTGCACAGCAGGAAGAACTGGCACGGCGTCTGTTCCAGCTTGAAGGTGCCATTGAATCAGTGAAAGAAGCGGATTCCAATGAAGCGCTGCTTGCTTCATTGAATAGTTTAAAAGAAGGCATAGAAGAGCAGCTGACAGGCGAATCCAAAAAGACGCTGAAAAATTGGGAAGCTTTAAAAGAATCATATAAGCAGGATGAATATGTCGTCAAAATCCGCGACAAAGAAATTCGCACGTCGCTCAACACAGTCAGCCTGTCGGGCTTGAAAGTTCCGAAAGTAGTTTTGCCGAAGTTCAAGGACTACGGTGAAATTCTGCGCTGGGTATACAGCGAAAACGTGCCGGGCTCATTCCCTTACACGGGAGGTGTTTTCCCGTTCAAACGTGAAGGGGAAGATCCGCGCCGGCAATTCGCCGGGGAAGGAACGCCGGAGCGAACGAACCGCCGATTCCATTACGTATCAAAAGATGACGATGCCAAACGCTTATCGACAGCGTTCGACTCTGTAACTTTGTACGGGGAAGATCCGGATGAACGTCCGGATATTTACGGGAAAGTAGGAGAGTCAGGAGTCAGCATCTGTACGCTGGAAGATATGAAGAAACTCTATGACGGGTTTGATCTTTGTTCGCCGATGACCTCTGTTTCGATGACAATCAACGGACCGGCTCCGATTATCCTGGCAATGTTCATGAACTCAGCAATCGATCAGCAAGTGCGGAAAAAAGAAGATGAACTGGGCCGTACACTGACTGTTGAAGAATTCACGGACGTGCGCGAAAAAACATTCCAGACTGTGCGCGGAACCGTGCAGGCGGATATTCTTAAAGAAGACCAAGGACAGAATACTTGTATTTTCTCCACGGAATTTGCGCTGCGTCTGATGGGGGATATCCAGCAGTACTTCATCGATAAAAAAGTGCGCAATTACTATTCTGTGTCGATTTCCGGCTACCACATCGCAGAAGCAGGCTCAAATCCCATTTCACAGCTGGCGTTTACGCTCGCAAACGGCTTCACCTACGTAGAATATTACTTGAGCCGCGGCATGCATATCGACGACTTTGCACCGAATCTGTCGTTCTTCTTCTCGAACGGCCTCGATCCGGAATATAGTGTAATCGGCCGTGTCGCACGCCGAATTTGGGCGGTTGCGATGCGCGATAAATACGGTGCCAATGAGCGCAGCCAAAAGCTGAAATATCACATTCAGACATCAGGCCGCAGTTTACATGCGCAAGAAATTGATTTCAACGATATCCGTACCACGCTGCAGGCATTGATGGCGCTCCAGGATAATTGTAACTCGCTGCACACAAACGCATACGACGAAGCAATTACGACACCGACAGAAGAATCAGTGCGCCGTGCGATGGCAATCCAGATGATCATCATGAAAGAACACGGCTTATCCAAAAATGAAAATCCGCTGCAGGGCGCATTCATTATTGAGGAAATGACGAGCCTGGTGGAAGAAGCGGTCCTGCAGGAATTTGACCGCCTGAATGACCGCGGCGGCGTACTCGGTTCTATGGAAACGCAGTATCAGCGCGGAAAGATCCAGGAAGAGTCCATGTACTACGAAATGAAAAAACATTCAGGCGAGCTGCCGATCATCGGTGTCAATACGTATTTGAACCCGAATCCGCCGTCTGAAGACGATATCGATAACATGGAACTGGCACGCGCAACGAAGGAAGAAAAAGAAGCACAGATCCGCAATCTGCGCGCGTTCCAGGCTGCGTACGCAGATAAATCAGAGCAAGCGCTGGCGAACCTTCAGCAAGTTGCGGTTTCAGGAGGCAACGTCTTCGCCGAACTGATGGAAACCGTTAAAGTGGCAAGTCTGGGCCAAATCACTAACGCTTTATATGAAGTAGGCGGGCAATACCGCCGTAATATGTAATAACCCGCAGAAAAGGATGTCTCAGAAGCCATAACTTCTGTTGACATCCTTTTTTGCATAGATAGAAGTCCCCCGCTTAGCGGCAATGAAGGGCGAGGTAATGAATGAGTATTCAAGGCTTCCCATTGTATATTTATCAGATACATAAAATTCATTGCCTTCAAAGTGGATAAATTAGCAATTTTGTCAGTATAATGATAACAACTAAGAAAAGGGACGTGTTGAATGTGAGATGGTATTATCACGCGATTATAATAGCTTTATTGATTATTCTCACACTCGTCCTCTACAAGAGCGGGCTGGGTGCATTTCCCTTTGCATTTGCATCGGTCTATTTGGGGTATCTGACTATAAATGAATACAGAAATATTAAGAGAAGTAAAAGAATGTAGCATATTGGAAGAAAAACTGTATATAATGTAAACTATGCACAGCAGTTACAAAAGAAAACGTGAATCGGCCAAATCACTTGCTGACTTGGCCGGTCCGCGCGTGATTCATAGAAGAAAGGACGTGCCATACATTGAATATCCATGACATGACAAAAGAAGAACTATTGGAAGAATCATTAATTAATATTACCTACCAGATTCTTACAGAGCGCCGGGAATCTCTTACGTTACAGGAATTAATGGAAGAATTCCGTAAGCTAACGGGTATCACAGATAAAGAATTGAAAGAAAAGGTCCTTCAATATTACACAGATCTGAACATCGACGGCAGATTCCTCGCAATTCAGGACAACCGCTGGGGCTTGCGCGAATGGTATCCGGTCGATCAGATCGAAGAAGAGACAGCGCCAGTCGTAAAAGTGCGCAAAAAGAAAAAGAAGAAAAAAGATTACGATGATGAA
The Sporosarcina sp. P33 genome window above contains:
- the icmF gene encoding fused isobutyryl-CoA mutase/GTPase IcmF, encoding MATEEIYKPKHHIRFVTASSLFDGHDASINIMRRILQSTGAEVIHLGHNRSVEEVVNAAIQEDVQGIAMSSYQGGHVEYFKYMYDLLKERGASHIKIFGGGGGVIIPKEIKELHDYGIEWIFSPEDGRKMGLQGMINKIMELSDFSTTPESEEANLENLTAETPGILANLITYVEENHLHKNEATEQLLEHAREKSKQTPVLGITGTGGAGKSSLTDELIRRFLREFPDKRVAILSVDPTKQKTGGALLGDRIRMNAIFNNRVYMRSLATRGSRSELTTAIHDVLDVTKAAGYDLIIVETSGIGQGDARITDISDVSMYVMTSEFGAPTQLEKIDMIDFADLIVINKFERKGSEDALIQVRKQYQRSHLLFNEDLESMPVYGTIASQFNDKGTNTLFAALIDKLNAVTDSDWTTSYAETVKDQKQTVIIPPDRSHYLREIASAVRNYHVKSAQQEELARRLFQLEGAIESVKEADSNEALLASLNSLKEGIEEQLTGESKKTLKNWEALKESYKQDEYVVKIRDKEIRTSLNTVSLSGLKVPKVVLPKFKDYGEILRWVYSENVPGSFPYTGGVFPFKREGEDPRRQFAGEGTPERTNRRFHYVSKDDDAKRLSTAFDSVTLYGEDPDERPDIYGKVGESGVSICTLEDMKKLYDGFDLCSPMTSVSMTINGPAPIILAMFMNSAIDQQVRKKEDELGRTLTVEEFTDVREKTFQTVRGTVQADILKEDQGQNTCIFSTEFALRLMGDIQQYFIDKKVRNYYSVSISGYHIAEAGSNPISQLAFTLANGFTYVEYYLSRGMHIDDFAPNLSFFFSNGLDPEYSVIGRVARRIWAVAMRDKYGANERSQKLKYHIQTSGRSLHAQEIDFNDIRTTLQALMALQDNCNSLHTNAYDEAITTPTEESVRRAMAIQMIIMKEHGLSKNENPLQGAFIIEEMTSLVEEAVLQEFDRLNDRGGVLGSMETQYQRGKIQEESMYYEMKKHSGELPIIGVNTYLNPNPPSEDDIDNMELARATKEEKEAQIRNLRAFQAAYADKSEQALANLQQVAVSGGNVFAELMETVKVASLGQITNALYEVGGQYRRNM
- a CDS encoding TetR/AcrR family transcriptional regulator, which translates into the protein MAKHEVKSTVKDEELIQKRREQISRGAVKLFIDKGFHRTTTREIAKEAGFSIGTLYEYIRTKEDVLYLVCDNIYNEVRIRLSELDTNDKTVEGLRAAIARYYEVIDQMSDEFLVMYQESKSLPSEALRYVLTKELEMVEQFEKIIRRCMEAGNLRIGPDEVSLTAHHILVSGQMWSFRRWALRKEYTLQRYIEVQTDQIIKGLGK
- the rpoE gene encoding DNA-directed RNA polymerase subunit delta, giving the protein MNIHDMTKEELLEESLINITYQILTERRESLTLQELMEEFRKLTGITDKELKEKVLQYYTDLNIDGRFLAIQDNRWGLREWYPVDQIEEETAPVVKVRKKKKKKKDYDDEDEIEEDDDEEEIFDEEYVELGEEDDDVDDEEEDEDVIEIEEDLIDPDDDLEVIPEEELDIDEEDEEDEEEEYEEEE